From one Variovorax sp. PBL-H6 genomic stretch:
- a CDS encoding CesT family type III secretion system chaperone — protein MISSRSHAGLAGYLLRNRIDPGPARSDGAVALLFDGNARVLLHPGARGDIVVETQLCLLSSNAANDDERMLSALQAAATRPLEEAARLVLTPDQDRLVLQVCVPADASADQFELTLAHFLDAVNDWRARFGTL, from the coding sequence ATGATTTCTAGCCGTTCGCACGCCGGCCTCGCCGGCTATCTCCTGCGCAACCGGATCGATCCGGGGCCGGCCCGCTCCGACGGAGCAGTGGCGTTGTTGTTCGACGGCAATGCCCGCGTGTTGCTGCATCCGGGCGCGCGTGGCGACATCGTCGTGGAGACCCAGCTCTGCCTGCTCTCCTCCAACGCAGCCAACGACGACGAGCGGATGCTGTCCGCGCTGCAGGCTGCAGCGACACGGCCATTGGAGGAGGCGGCCCGGCTGGTCCTCACGCCCGATCAGGACCGGCTCGTGCTGCAGGTCTGCGTGCCCGCCGACGCATCCGCCGACCAGTTCGAGCTGACCTTGGCGCACTTCCTCGACGCAGTCAATGACTGGCGCGCGCGATTCGGAACGCTCTGA
- the sctU gene encoding type III secretion system export apparatus subunit SctU, whose product MSEKTERPTDHKIRQAREEGQIAKSKDFTEVVMMGALVGYTLAAGGDIFKAFAEMIAVTGQLAGQDFRSALAVATTSLLRSGVAILLPYLLIVIVVGIVVEAAQTGMLISFKALIPKPDKMNPLANLKQMFSMKSLVEFLKSVFKVFILSFIVYFVVRDSLETMVKLPLAGIAESGAVLSEMMWILFKCTFIAFAAIAVLDLVWQRYSYIKGLMMSVEEIKQEHKQMEGDPHMKGHRKELAKEIAMGEAVGHTKEASVLVTNPTHLAIALYYESGETPLPVVVAKGRGVVAEAMKRAAAEVGVPIMQNVPLARGLMRRADLYQYIPSEFIEPVAQVLLAVRRLKEELAWETQELRNDF is encoded by the coding sequence ATGAGCGAAAAGACCGAGCGCCCCACCGACCACAAGATCCGCCAGGCGCGGGAAGAGGGGCAGATCGCCAAGAGCAAGGACTTCACCGAAGTCGTGATGATGGGCGCGCTCGTCGGCTACACGCTCGCCGCTGGGGGCGACATCTTCAAGGCGTTCGCCGAGATGATCGCGGTGACCGGCCAGTTGGCGGGGCAGGACTTCCGCTCGGCACTCGCGGTCGCAACCACGTCCCTGCTTCGGTCGGGGGTTGCCATCCTGCTGCCCTATCTCCTGATTGTCATTGTCGTCGGCATCGTCGTCGAAGCGGCGCAGACCGGAATGCTCATCTCCTTCAAGGCACTGATCCCCAAGCCCGACAAGATGAATCCGCTCGCCAACCTGAAGCAGATGTTCAGCATGAAGAGCCTGGTGGAGTTCCTGAAGTCGGTCTTCAAGGTCTTCATCCTGTCCTTCATCGTCTATTTCGTCGTTCGCGATTCCCTGGAAACCATGGTCAAGCTGCCGCTGGCCGGCATCGCCGAGTCGGGCGCCGTGCTGAGCGAAATGATGTGGATCCTGTTCAAGTGCACCTTCATTGCATTTGCCGCGATCGCTGTTCTCGACCTGGTGTGGCAGCGTTACAGCTACATCAAGGGACTAATGATGTCCGTGGAGGAGATCAAGCAGGAGCACAAGCAGATGGAAGGCGACCCGCACATGAAGGGTCACCGCAAGGAGCTTGCCAAGGAGATCGCCATGGGCGAGGCCGTGGGCCACACCAAGGAGGCCAGCGTGCTCGTGACCAACCCGACCCACCTGGCCATCGCGCTGTACTACGAGAGCGGGGAAACGCCCTTGCCGGTCGTGGTGGCCAAGGGCCGGGGCGTGGTCGCCGAAGCGATGAAGCGCGCCGCCGCCGAGGTGGGCGTTCCGATCATGCAGAACGTTCCACTCGCGCGAGGCCTGATGCGCCGCGCGGACCTTTACCAGTACATCCCGTCGGAGTTCATCGAGCCGGTTGCGCAGGTCCTTCTGGCCGTGCGCAGGCTCAAGGAGGAACTCGCCTGGGAGACGCAGGAGCTGCGCAATGATTTCTAG
- the sctT gene encoding type III secretion system export apparatus subunit SctT, with protein sequence MDIYHAPLQFIATFGYAMPRILGIFSIVPLLSREALPTMLRVGVSGCFAMLLMPGLAEGAAQNREVHETAFIVMREALLGTLIGFVLALPFWAVEAMGDIIDTQRGTNLSQTLNPLTGHETSPLGQLFNQAIVTFAFVTGGFLLVLSVMYDSFVLWPVFQPWPAPAAEAASVLLEQLDKLMRLMLLLGAPVIFAMLLCESGLALVSRFVPQLQVFFLAMPIKSGVAMVVLAIYAPILFDVAHSTLRETYAQALRTASEIFPAARPR encoded by the coding sequence ATGGACATCTACCATGCGCCCCTTCAGTTCATCGCGACCTTCGGCTATGCCATGCCGCGGATCCTCGGCATCTTCTCGATCGTGCCGCTGCTCAGCCGCGAAGCATTGCCGACCATGCTGCGGGTCGGGGTGTCGGGCTGCTTCGCGATGCTGCTCATGCCCGGCCTGGCGGAAGGCGCCGCGCAGAACAGGGAAGTCCATGAGACGGCATTCATCGTGATGCGGGAGGCGCTGCTGGGCACGCTCATCGGCTTCGTGCTGGCCCTCCCCTTCTGGGCCGTCGAAGCCATGGGGGACATCATCGACACCCAGCGCGGCACGAACCTCAGCCAGACGCTCAACCCACTGACCGGCCACGAGACCTCGCCGCTCGGCCAGCTCTTCAACCAGGCCATCGTGACCTTCGCCTTCGTCACCGGCGGCTTCCTGCTCGTGCTCTCCGTGATGTACGACAGCTTCGTGCTGTGGCCGGTGTTTCAGCCATGGCCCGCGCCCGCGGCGGAAGCCGCGTCCGTGCTGCTGGAGCAACTCGACAAGCTGATGCGGCTGATGCTGCTGTTGGGCGCCCCCGTGATCTTCGCGATGCTGCTGTGCGAAAGCGGTCTTGCGCTGGTCAGCCGCTTCGTGCCTCAACTGCAGGTGTTCTTTCTCGCGATGCCCATCAAGAGTGGCGTGGCCATGGTGGTCCTGGCGATCTATGCGCCCATCCTCTTCGATGTTGCGCACTCCACACTGCGCGAGACGTACGCCCAGGCGCTGCGCACGGCAAGCGAGATCTTTCCCGCGGCGAGGCCCCGATGA
- the sctS gene encoding type III secretion system export apparatus subunit SctS, with protein sequence MEVVDIVSHAVRALLLVLWLSLPPIVVASVVGTLFSLVQALTQIQEQTLSFAIKLVAVGLTLFLTARWVGGEIFNYTITLFDAIPLVAR encoded by the coding sequence ATGGAAGTCGTCGACATTGTTTCTCACGCAGTGCGAGCGCTCCTGCTGGTGCTCTGGCTCTCGCTTCCGCCCATCGTCGTAGCCTCGGTGGTCGGCACGTTGTTCAGCCTGGTGCAGGCGCTCACGCAGATCCAGGAGCAAACGCTCTCATTTGCGATCAAGCTTGTCGCCGTCGGTTTGACACTGTTCCTCACGGCACGCTGGGTCGGCGGCGAGATCTTCAACTACACGATCACGCTGTTCGACGCCATCCCCCTCGTCGCGCGCTAG
- the sctR gene encoding type III secretion system export apparatus subunit SctR, translated as MINLDPIVLAFTLGLVALVPLIVVTTTSFLKISIVLSLVRNALGVQQAPPNIALYSLALMLTVFIMTPVGYDMAESFESQPTPTANLPALLNAAKAGAEPMRKFLLANSKPEQREFFLSQAKRMWPPKVADAARHDDLVILVPGFVVTELTAAFEIGFLLFLPFIVIDLVISNILMAMGMMMVSPVTISLPLKLFLFVMVDGWSRLLHGLVMTYRF; from the coding sequence ATGATCAACCTCGACCCCATCGTCCTTGCATTCACGCTGGGCCTGGTGGCGCTGGTTCCCCTGATCGTTGTCACGACCACGTCGTTCCTGAAGATCTCGATCGTGCTGTCGCTCGTTCGCAATGCGCTCGGGGTGCAGCAAGCGCCTCCGAACATCGCCCTGTACTCACTGGCGCTGATGCTGACGGTCTTCATCATGACCCCGGTGGGCTACGACATGGCCGAATCCTTCGAATCCCAGCCGACTCCCACCGCCAACCTGCCCGCGCTGCTCAACGCGGCCAAGGCTGGCGCCGAGCCGATGCGCAAGTTTCTCCTCGCCAACAGCAAGCCGGAGCAGCGCGAATTCTTCCTGAGCCAGGCCAAGCGCATGTGGCCGCCCAAGGTCGCCGACGCAGCGCGGCACGACGACCTCGTCATCCTGGTGCCGGGCTTCGTGGTGACCGAGCTGACGGCTGCCTTCGAGATCGGCTTCCTTCTCTTCCTCCCTTTCATCGTGATCGACCTGGTGATATCCAACATTCTCATGGCCATGGGAATGATGATGGTCTCGCCCGTGACGATCTCGCTGCCCTTGAAGCTGTTTCTGTTTGTCATGGTGGACGGCTGGTCGCGCCTGCTGCATGGCCTCGTCATGACCTATCGCTTCTGA
- the sctQ gene encoding type III secretion system cytoplasmic ring protein SctQ translates to MSDASLATARPLELPAIARDTLSARNVLCRRRRAVRASWNGQEWSFGLRLRQAATADPAWYVECDWGGARLFIALPEFAAQELSAGLLDMNVDAPWPPELILACLEGAFGDLSSSIERTTRKHVQLLGVARHVPQADCFERCAWQAWTDDIRLDGELLLDAAALRYLSAALKEHPVEPDSSPWQGLAVRASLLVGWVDLSREAVAQLARRDVIVLDESLISPDGHIILQLGPGVGLRCELRGQLLQVIQGVHEIMLEPDDADESAAGILDGVPVRLTFDLGDREIALAELQTLQPGYLFNLGRDPRGSVNIRANGRLIGEGELVDIEGRIGVCVLRLGAEVQAP, encoded by the coding sequence GTGAGCGATGCAAGCCTGGCCACCGCGCGGCCTCTCGAGCTGCCCGCGATTGCACGCGACACGCTGAGCGCTCGCAACGTGCTGTGCCGGCGCCGCCGCGCAGTGCGCGCGAGCTGGAACGGCCAGGAATGGTCGTTCGGACTGCGATTGCGCCAGGCGGCCACGGCCGATCCAGCTTGGTACGTGGAATGCGACTGGGGCGGTGCCCGCCTCTTCATCGCGTTGCCGGAGTTCGCTGCGCAAGAGCTTTCGGCCGGGCTGCTCGATATGAATGTCGATGCCCCCTGGCCACCAGAACTGATCCTCGCGTGCCTCGAAGGCGCCTTCGGAGACCTCTCGTCCTCGATCGAGCGAACCACGCGCAAGCACGTCCAGTTGCTGGGCGTGGCACGCCATGTGCCGCAAGCGGATTGCTTCGAGCGGTGTGCCTGGCAGGCCTGGACCGATGACATCCGCCTCGACGGCGAGCTTCTGCTGGATGCGGCGGCCCTGCGCTACCTGTCCGCTGCACTCAAGGAACACCCCGTCGAGCCCGACAGCAGCCCATGGCAAGGCCTCGCCGTGCGGGCAAGCCTGCTCGTGGGCTGGGTGGACCTCTCTCGCGAAGCGGTCGCGCAGCTCGCGCGGCGCGACGTCATCGTGCTCGACGAAAGCCTGATCTCACCTGACGGCCACATCATCCTGCAACTGGGGCCAGGCGTCGGGTTGCGCTGCGAGCTCCGCGGCCAGCTACTGCAAGTCATTCAAGGAGTGCATGAAATCATGTTGGAACCCGACGATGCGGACGAGAGCGCGGCCGGAATTCTCGACGGCGTTCCCGTCCGCCTGACCTTCGACCTCGGCGACCGCGAGATCGCCCTCGCTGAACTGCAAACGCTGCAACCCGGGTACCTCTTCAACCTCGGACGCGATCCCCGCGGCAGCGTGAACATCCGGGCCAACGGCCGGCTGATCGGCGAAGGGGAACTGGTCGATATCGAGGGACGCATCGGCGTGTGCGTACTGCGCCTCGGCGCGGAAGTCCAGGCGCCATGA
- the sctO gene encoding type III secretion system stalk subunit SctO translates to MDTIRGLLRIKSIREEGRERELRRARHDLEHAAQALREARQTHETRQQEHREREEAMYRDVLSRAIVVRELDDVHAEIISMKQIEQEDERAVEQAEEERKQRRDAMDAATAAWRTAAQACDKFRDLHHRAVAQQLEEEEQQAALELEEHPVRAGTRGFADLAGEL, encoded by the coding sequence GTGGACACGATACGAGGCCTGCTGCGCATCAAGAGCATTCGCGAGGAAGGGCGCGAGCGGGAACTGCGAAGGGCCAGGCATGACCTGGAACACGCGGCGCAGGCGCTGCGCGAGGCCAGGCAGACGCATGAAACCCGCCAGCAGGAACACCGGGAACGCGAGGAAGCCATGTACCGCGATGTGCTGTCGCGCGCCATCGTCGTGCGCGAGCTGGATGACGTGCATGCCGAGATCATCTCAATGAAGCAGATCGAGCAAGAGGACGAGCGAGCCGTCGAACAGGCGGAAGAGGAACGCAAGCAACGGCGCGATGCCATGGATGCGGCCACCGCGGCATGGCGCACGGCAGCCCAGGCATGCGACAAGTTCCGCGACCTGCATCACCGGGCCGTCGCACAGCAGCTGGAAGAAGAAGAGCAGCAGGCAGCTCTTGAGCTCGAGGAGCATCCCGTGCGCGCCGGCACCCGCGGATTCGCGGACCTGGCCGGAGAGCTCTGA
- a CDS encoding RNA polymerase sigma factor, whose amino-acid sequence MTHVIPIHERPSPIRFDKVGGAESPPASPRPPIDTQDKEKLFRDLIRDYGAALHYFVLRRVGNQTDAEEVAQQALVEAAVSLTAYRGEAEISTWTFGIATNLIRNHLNRSPQRRYVFESADVLEEQEDPSGNPFDLLARRQAMNIVACKLDELPAGMAEALILVCVEGLSYEDTALQLGVPVGTVRSRISRARAAIRALLREAGCDGYP is encoded by the coding sequence ATGACGCACGTCATACCGATACACGAACGCCCGAGTCCGATCCGGTTCGACAAAGTCGGTGGAGCGGAATCGCCCCCGGCCTCGCCGCGGCCGCCCATTGACACGCAGGACAAGGAGAAGCTGTTCCGGGATTTGATCAGGGACTACGGCGCTGCCCTGCACTACTTCGTGCTGCGGCGCGTCGGCAACCAGACGGATGCGGAAGAAGTCGCACAGCAGGCACTGGTGGAAGCGGCAGTGAGCCTCACGGCCTACCGCGGCGAAGCCGAGATTTCCACCTGGACCTTCGGCATCGCCACCAACCTGATCCGCAATCACCTCAACCGTTCGCCCCAGCGCCGCTATGTCTTCGAGTCCGCCGACGTCCTCGAGGAGCAGGAAGATCCGAGCGGCAACCCGTTCGACCTGCTGGCACGCCGCCAGGCCATGAACATTGTCGCCTGCAAGCTGGATGAGCTGCCTGCCGGCATGGCCGAGGCACTCATCCTGGTCTGCGTGGAAGGCCTGTCGTACGAGGACACCGCACTGCAGCTCGGCGTCCCGGTGGGAACAGTTCGCAGCCGCATATCGCGGGCCCGCGCCGCAATCCGCGCCCTCCTGCGTGAAGCGGGCTGCGACGGGTATCCCTGA
- a CDS encoding TyeA family type III secretion system gatekeeper subunit, whose product MTRLIDGVLDILDTGTPMPRHFDRLTKDCGLPEGVPSIVFLTGLKRVLADLPEQAFDDRQIRLATLDAVQAALDEAIEQEEARLESESRNEEK is encoded by the coding sequence ATGACGCGGCTGATCGACGGCGTTCTGGACATTCTCGACACGGGGACGCCGATGCCTCGCCACTTCGACCGGCTGACGAAGGACTGCGGGTTGCCTGAAGGGGTGCCGTCGATCGTTTTCCTGACTGGTTTGAAGCGGGTCCTGGCAGACCTGCCGGAGCAGGCATTCGACGACCGCCAGATCCGACTGGCAACGCTGGATGCCGTGCAAGCGGCGCTGGACGAGGCGATCGAGCAGGAAGAGGCCCGGCTCGAATCAGAGAGCCGAAACGAGGAGAAATGA
- a CDS encoding tetratricopeptide repeat protein, translating to MTVTQRHDESLDVLQLLSQLYLRHGRPDSALALLRAVCALQPDDRRASLALAHAATQAGQPRESERVVDRLRDEGEPSPVLDLLQGQALAAQGRHGEAEQAFENFMERRSTEQRTSKRAAR from the coding sequence ATGACCGTGACGCAGCGCCATGACGAATCACTGGATGTGCTGCAGCTGCTGAGCCAGCTTTACCTGCGGCATGGCCGGCCGGACAGCGCTCTCGCATTGCTGCGTGCAGTCTGCGCGCTCCAGCCGGACGACCGGCGCGCATCGCTCGCGCTGGCACATGCCGCGACGCAGGCCGGTCAGCCGCGCGAGTCCGAGCGCGTGGTCGACCGGCTGCGCGACGAAGGCGAGCCATCACCCGTGCTGGATCTGCTTCAGGGCCAGGCCCTCGCTGCCCAGGGCCGCCATGGCGAAGCCGAGCAGGCGTTCGAGAATTTCATGGAGCGCCGTTCGACCGAACAACGCACCTCGAAGAGGGCCGCGCGATGA
- the sctV gene encoding type III secretion system export apparatus subunit SctV encodes MSQWVRRLVQLLVDRNDLIMAALIVCIIFMMILPLPTWLVDALIAVNMCISAILLMVAMYLPSPLAFSSFPSVLLVTTLFRLGIGIATTRLILLNGDAGHIIYTFGNFVVGGNLVVGLVVFLILTIVQFVVITKGAERVAEVGARFSLDAMPGKQMSIDGDMRANAIDMNEARRRRGLVEKESQLYGSMDGAMKFVKGDAIAGLIIVCVNLLGGILIGTLQKGMTASDAMRVYSILTIGDGLIAQIPALFISVAAGMIVTRVTTDEGPSNVGRDVGAQLLSQPKALMIGTAVMIGFGLIPGMPTFTFLVLAAMLGVVGYTLFKGETQTVDASGNTTTVPAVNLSGAAGSPAGGRKDAGPETFQPTVPLMVDVSAQLEQVFSAGVLNEELIKIRRALYYDLGVVFPGLQLRFNEQLQGEAYAILVGEVPVSQGRLRPEHLLVRESPENLTALQIPFEKEAKFLPNLESIWSPASLGPTMTKAGIPFLEPTQMLSYHIAYVLRKHAAEFVGIQETRAILTEMESKFPELAKEVARVMPIHKIAEILQRIVSEEISIRNVRAVMEALVDWGQKEKDPVLLAEYVRMALKRFISHKFSAGQNMLPAYLLSPAIEDQVRTAIRQTSGGSYLALEPAASKKIVAAVKSVVGDTSTATQKPVLLTSMDIRRYVRKLLEQDAGDLAVLSYQELTQDINIQPLARIST; translated from the coding sequence ATGTCTCAATGGGTGCGGCGGCTCGTGCAGCTGCTGGTCGACCGCAACGACCTCATCATGGCGGCGCTGATCGTCTGCATCATCTTCATGATGATCCTGCCGCTGCCGACCTGGCTGGTGGATGCGCTGATTGCGGTGAATATGTGCATCTCGGCCATCCTGCTGATGGTGGCCATGTACCTGCCCAGCCCGCTGGCCTTCTCGTCGTTTCCGTCAGTGCTGCTGGTCACGACCCTGTTCCGCCTGGGCATAGGGATCGCGACGACTCGTCTCATTCTGCTGAACGGCGACGCGGGACACATCATCTACACCTTCGGCAACTTCGTGGTGGGCGGCAATCTGGTGGTCGGCCTGGTCGTCTTCCTGATTCTCACGATCGTCCAGTTCGTCGTGATCACCAAGGGCGCCGAGCGGGTCGCGGAAGTGGGTGCCCGGTTCTCCCTCGACGCCATGCCGGGCAAGCAGATGTCCATTGACGGCGACATGCGTGCGAACGCGATCGACATGAACGAGGCCCGCCGGCGGCGCGGGCTGGTCGAGAAGGAGAGCCAGCTGTATGGCTCCATGGATGGAGCGATGAAGTTCGTCAAGGGCGATGCCATCGCGGGGCTCATCATCGTCTGCGTGAACCTGCTCGGCGGCATCCTGATTGGCACATTGCAGAAAGGCATGACGGCGTCCGACGCGATGCGCGTGTACTCCATCCTCACCATCGGCGACGGCCTGATCGCCCAGATCCCGGCCCTCTTCATCTCCGTGGCGGCCGGCATGATCGTCACTCGAGTCACCACCGACGAAGGCCCGTCCAACGTGGGCCGAGACGTCGGCGCGCAGCTCCTTTCCCAGCCCAAGGCGCTGATGATCGGAACCGCCGTGATGATCGGCTTCGGGCTGATCCCGGGCATGCCCACGTTCACGTTCCTGGTGTTGGCGGCAATGCTGGGCGTGGTGGGCTACACGCTCTTCAAAGGGGAAACGCAGACGGTGGATGCGTCGGGGAACACCACGACAGTCCCGGCCGTCAACCTGTCAGGTGCGGCCGGCAGCCCGGCGGGCGGCAGGAAGGACGCGGGGCCGGAGACCTTCCAGCCGACCGTGCCTCTCATGGTCGATGTGAGTGCACAACTGGAGCAGGTGTTCTCGGCCGGCGTGCTCAACGAGGAACTGATCAAAATTCGCCGTGCGCTGTACTACGACCTCGGCGTCGTATTTCCGGGATTGCAGTTGCGCTTCAACGAGCAACTGCAGGGGGAAGCCTATGCCATCCTCGTGGGCGAGGTGCCGGTGTCGCAAGGGCGGCTGCGGCCCGAGCATCTGCTGGTGCGCGAGTCGCCCGAGAATCTCACCGCGTTGCAGATCCCGTTCGAGAAGGAAGCCAAGTTCCTGCCGAACCTGGAGTCGATCTGGTCTCCGGCGAGTCTCGGCCCGACGATGACGAAGGCGGGCATCCCTTTTCTCGAGCCCACCCAGATGCTGAGCTATCACATCGCCTATGTGCTGCGAAAGCATGCGGCCGAGTTCGTGGGCATCCAGGAGACGCGCGCGATCCTCACGGAAATGGAGTCGAAGTTTCCCGAACTCGCGAAAGAGGTGGCGCGGGTCATGCCGATCCACAAGATCGCCGAGATTCTCCAGCGCATCGTGTCGGAGGAGATCTCGATCCGGAATGTCCGGGCCGTCATGGAAGCGCTGGTCGACTGGGGACAGAAGGAGAAGGATCCTGTCCTCCTCGCGGAATACGTTCGCATGGCACTCAAGAGATTCATCAGCCACAAGTTCTCTGCCGGTCAGAACATGCTGCCCGCGTACCTGTTATCCCCGGCGATCGAGGACCAGGTGCGCACCGCCATCCGCCAGACGTCGGGCGGCTCCTACCTTGCGCTGGAGCCCGCGGCCAGCAAGAAGATCGTGGCCGCGGTGAAGTCGGTGGTGGGCGATACCTCGACTGCGACACAGAAGCCGGTTCTGCTCACCTCGATGGACATCCGCCGCTACGTACGCAAGCTGCTCGAACAGGATGCCGGCGATCTCGCGGTGCTGTCCTACCAGGAGTTGACGCAAGACATCAACATTCAGCCATTGGCGAGGATCTCGACGTGA
- a CDS encoding FHA domain-containing protein, protein MSGENTELGDAIELRVLHGPQSGARLPLQPGHGYTIGAADTCAIVLGGAQVAQEHARISVDASGISVETLDGRVLTLAGEEAGPEPLPLGTVLQFGLVKLTAASVGDEWPADEALQMRSVSRGSAAEEEGEDLDDGAAPTPDVHPPAPSPSAGVQSLKYAEARRYAVYGAAVLLIGVAVFAAMQRPAEAIASPVADSTGSLDPEARPVATEAENASAVAEVLKSFPKGALVVRRTEDGGWAVEGRLRTGKDLQRLRDSVSMLEMPVAIKVMLDAERLDAVKRFVQTQHSPGRLELRMEPGAGDVLRILGSASSDEEAAAFPERARGELAALEPIEFDILRPEQIRERFMDRLREAGLDGKFRVTATEPALELRAVLSPAQTRIWEALFLDFTRRYGSTLKISAHVEPERDAVAANVAAVIGGPFPYIVTTSGQRIAPGGALAGNTVVSMRDGEIVLSDGTRFRYGP, encoded by the coding sequence ATGAGCGGCGAGAACACGGAGCTCGGCGATGCCATCGAACTGCGCGTGCTGCATGGACCCCAGTCAGGCGCGCGCCTTCCGCTGCAGCCCGGACATGGGTACACGATCGGAGCGGCAGACACGTGCGCCATTGTTCTGGGAGGCGCGCAAGTCGCACAGGAACACGCGCGGATCAGCGTCGATGCAAGCGGCATTTCCGTCGAGACTTTGGATGGGCGGGTCCTGACCTTGGCTGGAGAGGAGGCCGGGCCGGAACCGCTGCCATTGGGCACTGTGCTGCAGTTCGGGCTCGTCAAGCTCACTGCCGCGTCGGTGGGCGACGAATGGCCGGCCGACGAAGCGCTGCAGATGCGCAGCGTGTCGAGGGGCTCGGCGGCCGAAGAGGAAGGTGAAGATCTCGATGACGGCGCCGCGCCCACACCGGACGTGCATCCACCCGCGCCTTCGCCGAGTGCCGGCGTTCAATCGCTCAAATACGCCGAAGCGCGTCGGTATGCTGTATATGGCGCGGCTGTCCTGCTCATTGGCGTGGCCGTGTTTGCGGCCATGCAGCGGCCCGCGGAGGCGATTGCCAGCCCGGTTGCGGACTCGACGGGCTCGTTGGATCCAGAGGCCAGACCTGTTGCCACAGAGGCGGAAAATGCCTCGGCGGTGGCTGAGGTGCTCAAGAGCTTTCCCAAGGGTGCGCTGGTGGTGAGGCGGACAGAGGACGGGGGGTGGGCAGTAGAAGGCAGGCTCCGGACCGGCAAGGACTTGCAAAGGCTGCGAGATAGCGTATCGATGCTCGAAATGCCCGTAGCGATCAAGGTGATGCTGGACGCTGAAAGGCTCGATGCCGTCAAGCGCTTCGTGCAGACCCAGCATTCGCCAGGTCGGCTCGAGCTGCGCATGGAGCCGGGGGCCGGCGACGTATTGCGGATTCTGGGGTCGGCTTCAAGCGACGAGGAGGCCGCGGCCTTTCCGGAACGGGCTCGTGGTGAGCTCGCCGCCTTGGAGCCGATCGAATTCGACATCCTGCGGCCGGAGCAGATCCGAGAGCGCTTCATGGACCGCTTGCGCGAGGCCGGGCTCGACGGGAAGTTCAGGGTGACGGCAACGGAACCGGCACTTGAGCTGCGAGCCGTCCTCAGCCCCGCGCAGACGCGAATCTGGGAGGCGCTCTTCCTGGATTTCACTCGGCGCTACGGCAGCACGCTCAAGATCAGTGCACATGTGGAGCCAGAACGGGATGCGGTCGCAGCGAACGTCGCCGCCGTCATTGGTGGTCCCTTCCCCTACATCGTGACGACCAGTGGGCAGCGCATTGCGCCTGGCGGTGCCCTCGCGGGCAATACGGTGGTCTCCATGCGCGACGGGGAGATCGTTCTTTCCGACGGCACTCGTTTCCGTTACGGGCCTTGA
- a CDS encoding response regulator gives MISEKRTLERSSISASEAEHMAGGDELKILVADDHHLVREGLKLTLLQIDARTQVLEASTLAEAIDAFHASPDFDLVLLDLNMPGAAGLSGLDTFLVQCPAARLVVVSGTYDMKTVQTAIQKGALGFIPKMSGKRIVLSALRFILDGGIYVPPESFISDSSLQEGDGLLRATPAFSTKAAAKGLTNRQIDVLRELLEGNSNKQICRNLNLAMGTVKAHVAAVLSALNVNTRAEAIAAADRQGLRQLLEPPSSGMPATHVGDLSGGVMRK, from the coding sequence ATGATCTCCGAAAAGAGGACGCTTGAGCGTTCGTCGATCTCCGCCTCCGAAGCGGAGCACATGGCGGGCGGCGACGAACTCAAGATCCTGGTGGCCGACGATCATCATCTCGTCAGGGAAGGGCTCAAGCTGACGCTGCTCCAGATCGATGCTCGCACCCAGGTTCTGGAGGCAAGCACACTGGCCGAGGCCATCGATGCATTCCATGCCAGCCCGGACTTCGACCTGGTCCTGCTGGACCTCAACATGCCCGGTGCCGCAGGCCTGTCGGGTCTGGACACGTTCCTCGTGCAATGTCCAGCAGCACGCCTGGTCGTTGTCTCAGGCACTTACGACATGAAGACGGTCCAGACGGCCATCCAGAAGGGCGCACTCGGCTTCATCCCGAAGATGTCTGGCAAGCGGATTGTCCTGAGTGCGCTGCGCTTCATCCTGGACGGCGGGATCTACGTACCGCCGGAGTCATTCATTTCCGACAGTTCGCTTCAGGAAGGTGATGGCCTCTTACGCGCCACTCCCGCCTTTTCGACCAAGGCTGCCGCCAAGGGGCTGACCAATCGGCAGATCGATGTCCTCCGCGAACTCCTCGAAGGCAACTCCAACAAGCAGATCTGCCGCAACCTCAATCTCGCCATGGGAACCGTCAAGGCGCACGTTGCCGCGGTTCTGTCCGCGCTCAACGTCAACACGCGCGCAGAAGCCATCGCTGCCGCGGACCGACAGGGCCTTCGCCAGCTGCTGGAGCCACCTTCAAGCGGCATGCCCGCGACGCATGTCGGCGACCTGTCCGGCGGCGTGATGCGCAAGTAG